Proteins encoded within one genomic window of Felis catus isolate Fca126 chromosome C1, F.catus_Fca126_mat1.0, whole genome shotgun sequence:
- the WASF2 gene encoding wiskott-Aldrich syndrome protein family member 2: protein MPLVTRNIEPRHLCRQTLPSVRSELECVTNITLANVIRQLGSLSKYAEDIVGELFTQANTFASRVSSLAERVDRLQVKVTQLDPKEEEVSLQGINTRKAFRSSTIQDQKLFDRNSLPVPVLETYNTCDTPPPLNNLTPYRDDGKEALKFYTDPSYFFDLWKEKMLQDTKDIMKEKRKHRKEKKDNPNRGNVNPRKIKTRKEEWEKMKMGQEFVESKEKLGPSGYPPTLVYQNGSIGSVENMDGSSYPPPPQSDSTSPPSPSFSEDSLPPPPVEFSCPADSNQRGSGLAGPKRSSVVSPSHPPPAPPLGSPPGSKPGFAPPPAPPPPPPVMGVPPPPPPGGFGSPGTPPPPSPPSFPPHPNFAAPPPPPPPPAADYPTLPPPPLSQPVIGAPPPPPPPPPPGPPPLPFSGVDDQPVAPPPLADATKPKSSLPPVSDARSDLLSAIRQGFQLRKVEEQQEQEKRDVVGNDVATILSRRIAVEYSDSEDDSSEFDEDDWSD, encoded by the exons ATGCCGTTAGTAACGAGGAACATCGAGCCAAGGCACCTGTGCCGTCAGACGTTGCCTAGCGTTAGAAGCGAGCTGGAATGCGTGACCAACATCACCCTGGCAAATGTCATCCGACAGCTGGGCAGCCTGA GTAAATATGCAGAGGACATTGTTGGAGAGCTCTTTACTCAGGCAAATACCTTTGCCTCTCGGGTAAGCTCCCTTGCTGAGAGGGTCGACCGCCTACAAGTTAAAGTCACTCAGCTGGATCCCAAGGAAGAAGAAG TGTCACTGCAAGGAATCAACACCCGAAAGGCCTTCAGAAGCTCTACCATTCAAGACCAGAAGCTTTTCGACAGAAACTCTCTCCCAGTACCTgtcttagaaacatataacacCTGTGATACTCCTCCACCTCTCAACAATCTTACCCCTTACAG GGACGATGGGAAAGAGGCACTCAAATTCTACACAGACCCTTCGTACTTCTTTGATCTTTGGAAGGAGAAGATGCTGCAGGACACCAAGGATAtcatgaaagagaagagaaagcataGG aaagaaaagaaagataatccAAATCGAGGGAATGTAAATCCACGTAAAATCAAGACACGTAAGGAAGAGTGGGAGAAGATGAAGATGGGACAAGAATTTGTGGAATCCAAAGAAAAGCTGGGGCCTTCTGG GTATCCGCCCACCTTGGTGTACCAGAATGGCAGTATTGGCTCTGTTGAAAATATGGATGGAAGCAGCTACCCACCACCGCCGCAGTCAGATTCCACTTCtccaccttctccttccttctctgaggACAGCTTGCCTCCCCCACCTGTAGAATTCAG CTGCCCCGCAGACAGCAACCAAAGAGGGTCCGGTTTAGCTGGACCCAAAAGATCCAGTGTGGTCAGCCCAAGCCATCCACCACCAGCGCCTCCTCTGGGCTCTCCTCCAGGCTCCAAACCCGGGTTTGCTCCACCACctgctcctccacctccacctccagtgATGGGCGTTCCACCCCCACCACCGCCTGGAGGATTTGGGTCTCCGGGGACCCCACCACCACCTTCACCCCCATCTTTCCCACCTCACCCCAATTTTGCTgcccctccgcctcctcccccaccgcccGCAGCTGACTACCCGACTCTGCCACCACCTCCCTTGTCCCAACCAGTGATAGGcgcacctcctcctccccctcctccccctcctccggggccccctcctctccctttcagTGGTGTGGATGACCAGCCTGTTGCACCCCCACCACTTGCCGATGCCACCAAGCCTAAGTCGTCCTTGCCTCCTGTGAGCGATGCCCGCAGTGACTTACTTTCAGCCATACGTCAAG gCTTTCAGCTGCGAAAGGTTGAGGAGCAGCAAGAACAAGAGAAGCGGGATGTTGTGGGCAACGATGTGGCCACCATCTTGTCACGTCGAATTGCTGTGGAGTACAGTGACTCAGAAGATGATTCCTCTGAGTTTGATGAGGACGACTGGTCGGATTAA